The Deinobacterium chartae DNA segment ACGTGGCCCCGGGGCTGCTCGGATACACCCTGGCCAACTACCGTGACGCGCTGCGCGCCGCGCCGTTCGGGCGTTACTTCTTCAACTCGGCGTTTACCGCGATCACCCAGACGGTGCTGGGTTTGATCGTGGTGTCCGCGGCGGCTTTCGCGTTCGCGCGCATCGAGTTCTGGGGGCGCGACGTGCTGTTCGCGGTCATCCTGGCGTCGCTGATGATTCCGGGCGAGCTGCTGCTGGTACCCAATTACGTGACCGTGTACCGCCTGGGCTGGACCGATTCGTACGCGGGCCTGATCGTACCGTGGATCGTGTCGGTGTTCGGCATCTTCTTGATGCGGCAGTTCTTTCTGTCGCTGCCCAACGAGCTGTTCGAGGCCTCGCTGCTCGACGGGGCGGGCTACGGCACCCAGTTGGTCCGGGTGGCGTTGCCGCTGGCGGTGCCGGGGCTGGTGACCTTCGGGCTGTTCTCGTTTCTGGGCTCGTGGAACGCGCTGCTGTGGCCCCTGATCGTTTCGAACACCCCCGAGTTCCGGACCCTGCAGGTGGGCCTGCAGGCTTTTATCGGCGAGGCGGGCACCGAGTACGGGCAGCTGATGGGGGCTTCGATCATCACCATCTTGCCGGTGATCCTGGGCTTTTTCCTGGCGCAGCGCCAGTTCATTGCCGGAGTGGCGCGCTCGGGCCTCAAATAAAATCACGACGGGTGTTTAAAAGCGGAGGATTGCCCTCCGCTTTTATTTTTGTGCGCTTACAAATTCAACAAAAAGACGATATTATTTGGCTTTCGGTAAACACAGAGAGTCTGCCTGTATTTTTTCCACCGCCCGGTGTCAGCGACTGCCTTTTCCTGTTCGTCTTGTCTCGTTGGTTTCCTGGTTGTAACCGCCGAGAAATTCCGGCCAAGCCGCCAGGGCCGAGGACGCGACGGCACCAAGAGCCAGGGCCGTCAGAAACACCGCAACTTTCCGCTTTGTCTGCATGGATTCCCTCCCTTTGATGGACTTATATCAGTTTTCTTCAAAATTCTGATTTGTGCATGAATTTGAAATTCTGGAAAAAAGTATGGCTCGGACGGTATTTCAAGAAAAATCAAATCTATAAATGTGGCGCGGGTTTTCTTTCTAATTCGCCGAGCTCGGCGCGAGGCCCGGAGACGGACTTTTCAACAGACGGGCGATCATCCGGGGATCACGGCGATTCCTGCATGCTGCCGTTATGACCCGAATGGCTTTACCCCTCCTGACCAGCGCGCTCGCTTTCACCCTCACGCTGTCATCTGCCGCAGGCGTTCCCGCGCCCCTGGTGGGCACCTGGAACATGCCGCTGCACCCGCAGTCGCTGCTGGCTTCCTACAACCCGGCCACCAAGACCTTCAAGCGCGTCGCGTCCGGGGTGATGGGCGACACGCTCCGTATCGAGGCGAGCGGCCGCTACACCCAGGTGAGCGCGGTGAACATCAAGGCGGGAAGCTGCACCATAGAAACCTATACCTTCGAGACCGGAAACGTGCAGGTCAAGGGTACGCAGGTCAGCTTCAAGCCCTCGAGCAGCCACAAGCGCCAGCTGGGTTCGTGCGAGAAGCGGCCGGGCAACGTTTTCAACTACGCAACTCCCGAGACGCGCACCTGGAAACTCGGGAAGGTCCAGGGCAAGACGATGCTGTCCCTCGATGGCGAGCACGACGAGGTAAGCTACCTCAAGCTGTAAGCCTGCTCAAACCGGCCGGGACCCGGCCGGAAATATCAAGACTCCTGCACGCGTTTCCCAGCATTCAACGCCTGCTTCACCCTCCGCTGACAAGCCGACTGTTATAGTCAAAGGCGGTATGAAGAAACTCGCGATTATCAGCCTGACCCTGCTCGCCGGGGTTGCCGCCGCTCAGTCGAGCAACGCCGATACCCTCAAGGCCCAGTGCCGGGACGCCAAGGTCGTTGCCGAGCTGTGGCACGGCTTCCAGGGCGGTGCGCCCAAGGACACCCTCGAGTCGCTCGCGGTCGCCTTCAACAAGACCCTCAAGGGTGCTTGCGTGCAGCCGATCTCGCAGGGCAGCTACCGCGACCTTTCCACCAAGCTCAAGGCCGCCTTCGCCTCCGGCAAGGTGCCCACCATGGCGCAGGCCTTCGAGAACAACATGGCGCTGTACCTCGAGGCGGGCCAGCTCGAGGATCTCGCCACCCTGGGCGTCAAGACCAACTACCTCGAGAAGACCTTCGTGCGCGCCAACACCTTCGACGGCAAGCTGTACGGCATCCCGTTCAACAAGAGCGTGCAGGTCATGTACTACAACAAGGACCTGTTCTCGAAGCACGGCGTGAAGGTGCCCACCACCCTGGCGCAGTTCGAGAAGGCCGCGCGCGACCTGTCGAAAAAGGCGGGCAGCCCGGTGTTCTGGTACCAGCCCGACGCCTCGACCTTCGGTTACTTCTACTTCACCATGGGCGGCACCTACGGTGACGGCAAGAAGCTGGTCGTGAACGATGCGACCGCCGTGAAAGCCCTCGAGCTGCTGGTGGACCTCACCAAAGACGGTGCCGCCAAGGCCATCACCAACGGCTACATCAACAACCAGCTGGGCAGCGGCACCTTCGGCATGGCCATCGACACCTCGGCGGGCATGAAGTACTGGGAGAGCGGCGCCAAGTTCAACCTGGGCATGACCACCACCCCCGGCCTCAAGGCCGGTTACCCGGGCAGCTCGGTCATCCAGGGCACCAACCTGGTGGTCTTCAAGGGTGCGCCCAAGGCCGAAAAGGACCTCGCGGCCCGCTTCCTGGCCTTCGCCGAGACGCCCCGCAACTCGGCGGTGTTCGCCATGGCAACCGGCTACGTGCCCTCGAACACCCTGGCCTCCCGCCAGCCCGCCTTCCAGGATTTCCTGAAGAGCAGCCCCAACTACAGCGCGGTGCTCAAGCAGGCGCGTTACGCCGACTTTGAACCGCGCCTCGAGCAGTGGGAGCAGATCCGCTTCGACGTGCTCGGCAAGGCCGTGGCCGAGGCGGTGCTGGGCAAGGCGACCCCCAAGGCCGCCCTGGACCGCGCCCAGAAGCAGGTCGACGACCTGATGTCGGGCCGCACCCGCTAAACCCGCCGCAAAGCGCGAGGCCGAGGGATATCCCTCGGCCTTTTTGGCTGCTCGTCGCTAGAAGTCGTAACGTCGGCGGCGCAGCAGCGTCACCCCGATCCCCAGCACCGACACGATCACCACCGGCGCGTCCCCGAAGCGCACGAACGGCGTTTGGCCCTGCAGCGGCAGGTACGCGGCCTCGAGGGTGTCCGGGACGTTCAGCGGCAGGCGGGACCGCACCTCGCCCAGGTCGTCGATCACCGCTGTGACGCCGATGTTGCCGGCACGCAGCAGGTAACGGCGGGTCTCGATCGCCCGCACCCGGCCCATCTGAAAGTGCTGCTCGATGCCGCTGCCCACCCGGTACCAGCCGTCGTTGGAGACGTTGACCAGCACGTCCGCGCCGCCGGCGACCATGCTGCGCACCACCTCGGGAAAAACGCTCTCGTAGCACACGTACGCCGCGTAACGCTCGCCGCGCAGCTCGAGCGGATGAAACGAGCTGTCCGGCCGGTACCCCTCGAGGGGCGGAAAACCCATGGCCTTGAAGATCGGGTCGTAGATGAAGTCCGCTTCGTGACGCAGCGGAAAGCGTTCCCCGAACGGCACCAGATAGGACTTGTCGTATTTCGAGACGCTGCGGCCATCCCAGGCCAGCACACGGTTGGCGTTGTAGATCTGCCCGGTCAGCGGGTCAAACGCTCCTTGTACGCCCACCCCGCTGATCAGCGGGGTGGGCGCGCTCGGCCCCAGTTCCCACTCGGCAACGGCACTTTCGGGCCAGATCACCAGTTGGCCGGGCCGGGCGCGCTCGGAGAGTGCGAGGTAGGTGGGCAGCGGTCGCACGGTCGCCTGCGCTTTCCCCAGCGGGTCGATGTTACCCTGCACCAGCAGCGCGGTCTTGGGCGTTCCTTCCGCAGGACGGCGGGTGAGGCCGTACGCCAGACCGCCGCCCCACAGCAGCACGGTCAGGGCAAGCGGGCGCAGTTCGCCGCGTGCGGCGCGCACCAGTGCCGCCGCCAGCAACGTGACCAGCAGCGAGCTCAGCAGCACACCGCCCAGATCGGCGGTCTGAATCAGCGGTGTGGGCAGCAGCGCGTATCCCAGGGTGCCCCACGGAAAAGCCAGCGGCCCGAGGTGACGCAGCCATTCCATCAGGATCCAGCCGAAGGCCAGCAGCCAGATGCGGCGCGCGGGCCTCGAGGTGCTCAGGGCGACCAGCCACGCCAGCAGCGCCCACATGGCCCCTTCGATCAGCCACAGCAGCGGAAACAGAAACGCGAACCACGCACCGAACAACTGACTGAAACTCAGCGGTAACCAGATCAGGTGCAACGCAAAAAAAGCGGTCCCGGTCCACAGGGCCCGCCGCGCCGCCCGACGGGCCGAGGGTGCCTGTGCCAGGTGGTCGAAGAACAGGGCAAGCGGCAACGGGAGCAGAAAGCTCCATCCAAAGGGAACGGTACAGGCGGCCATCAGCAGGCCGGTAAGCAGGGGTCGCAGTAAGCGCACCGCTTCACTATAGCCGTTGCGGGTGATGGCCGCTTCCAGGCTCGCTCAGCGCAGGAAACGCCCTGAGTTAAGCGCTGCTACAAAGGATAAATCGGTCAGATGGTGTAGGCTGGGGTGAACCGGAGGACCCGTATTTGCGATTGGCCTTTATCAGCGACATCCACGGTAACATCCATGCCCTGCGTGCCGTATGGCAGGCGCTGCAGGACCACCACATCGACCAGATCATCTGCCTGGGAGATTTGGTCGGGTATGGTGCCGGCCCCGCCGAAGTCATCGAGTTCCTCGAGACAAAGCGGGTCAAGACCGTGCTGGGCAGCTCGGATGCCCGAGTGGCCTTCGATTTCACGGACCGCTTCGAGAAACGCGAGGGCGTGGCCGAAACCACCCTGGAGTGGACCAAGACCGTGCTGGGTCCCGAGCACCGCAAGTTCTTGCGGGCCCTGCCCACCAACGGCCGCATCGAGACGCCGCAGGGCCGCCTGCGCTACTGCCACGGCAGCCCGCACGATCCCGAAGCGCGCCTGGACCTGCACGGCGACGAAGAGATGCTCAACGCGGTGCTCAGCGAACTGCACTGCGAGATTCTGGTGTGCGGCGGAACGCACATCCCCTACCTGCGCCGCACCTCGAGGGGGTTGCTGGTCGATCCGGGCTCGGTGGGCTTCTCGCTGAACGGCGAGCCCGGGGCGGACATCGCGGTGTTCGACATCACCTCGGGCGGCACGCGCGTGTCGATGATCAAGGTGCCCTACGACTACCACGCGGCCGCGTTCGACGTGATGGCCTGGAACCTGCCGAGCGTCATCGCCAGCGTGATCAGGAC contains these protein-coding regions:
- a CDS encoding carbohydrate ABC transporter permease; protein product: MKRTPRYLLARAALYAALILGSVFMALPFYWMISTSFQSTQESQSTIPTWLPNRMQPGAWAGAWTLGAQAGDAWWGGLQPGRSLEFELHATAPAGARLPDPEVMFPQAIGFGEDPLNDYGAITVSEPRLEGERRVWTVRVENLGETVFHEVPLRALFDRGYTAVGGTLPFDAERAQDALARYEWDNVAPGLLGYTLANYRDALRAAPFGRYFFNSAFTAITQTVLGLIVVSAAAFAFARIEFWGRDVLFAVILASLMIPGELLLVPNYVTVYRLGWTDSYAGLIVPWIVSVFGIFLMRQFFLSLPNELFEASLLDGAGYGTQLVRVALPLAVPGLVTFGLFSFLGSWNALLWPLIVSNTPEFRTLQVGLQAFIGEAGTEYGQLMGASIITILPVILGFFLAQRQFIAGVARSGLK
- a CDS encoding ABC transporter substrate-binding protein; its protein translation is MKKLAIISLTLLAGVAAAQSSNADTLKAQCRDAKVVAELWHGFQGGAPKDTLESLAVAFNKTLKGACVQPISQGSYRDLSTKLKAAFASGKVPTMAQAFENNMALYLEAGQLEDLATLGVKTNYLEKTFVRANTFDGKLYGIPFNKSVQVMYYNKDLFSKHGVKVPTTLAQFEKAARDLSKKAGSPVFWYQPDASTFGYFYFTMGGTYGDGKKLVVNDATAVKALELLVDLTKDGAAKAITNGYINNQLGSGTFGMAIDTSAGMKYWESGAKFNLGMTTTPGLKAGYPGSSVIQGTNLVVFKGAPKAEKDLAARFLAFAETPRNSAVFAMATGYVPSNTLASRQPAFQDFLKSSPNYSAVLKQARYADFEPRLEQWEQIRFDVLGKAVAEAVLGKATPKAALDRAQKQVDDLMSGRTR
- the lnt gene encoding apolipoprotein N-acyltransferase, which gives rise to MRLLRPLLTGLLMAACTVPFGWSFLLPLPLALFFDHLAQAPSARRAARRALWTGTAFFALHLIWLPLSFSQLFGAWFAFLFPLLWLIEGAMWALLAWLVALSTSRPARRIWLLAFGWILMEWLRHLGPLAFPWGTLGYALLPTPLIQTADLGGVLLSSLLVTLLAAALVRAARGELRPLALTVLLWGGGLAYGLTRRPAEGTPKTALLVQGNIDPLGKAQATVRPLPTYLALSERARPGQLVIWPESAVAEWELGPSAPTPLISGVGVQGAFDPLTGQIYNANRVLAWDGRSVSKYDKSYLVPFGERFPLRHEADFIYDPIFKAMGFPPLEGYRPDSSFHPLELRGERYAAYVCYESVFPEVVRSMVAGGADVLVNVSNDGWYRVGSGIEQHFQMGRVRAIETRRYLLRAGNIGVTAVIDDLGEVRSRLPLNVPDTLEAAYLPLQGQTPFVRFGDAPVVIVSVLGIGVTLLRRRRYDF
- a CDS encoding metallophosphoesterase family protein is translated as MRLAFISDIHGNIHALRAVWQALQDHHIDQIICLGDLVGYGAGPAEVIEFLETKRVKTVLGSSDARVAFDFTDRFEKREGVAETTLEWTKTVLGPEHRKFLRALPTNGRIETPQGRLRYCHGSPHDPEARLDLHGDEEMLNAVLSELHCEILVCGGTHIPYLRRTSRGLLVDPGSVGFSLNGEPGADIAVFDITSGGTRVSMIKVPYDYHAAAFDVMAWNLPSVIASVIRTGKP